Part of the Silurus meridionalis isolate SWU-2019-XX chromosome 29, ASM1480568v1, whole genome shotgun sequence genome, TCACATTAGATGGAGAATGTGACCTACACCTATAATTTCAATCATGCTCTACCTACATGGTTATTACCATGAAATGAGATCACATATTGTTAAACACGCTCATGTGAATAGACATTTAGAAATTAATAGCATTATGTTAATTGGTGTGTAAACATGCCTCACAATTCCATTCAAAAAATAAGTTCTTATTATACCATGTTTTTATCTGTGCCATTGGTTTCTTTTGTATTATCTCAGGGAATTTTACATTTCCAACTGGGAAGAGGGGAGCCCATGCTGCACACACGTCTCAGGCCTTACTGCAAAGAGTTCTTGGAGAAGATTTCCAAGATGTATGAACTGCACGTGTTTACGTTTGGAAGTCGGCTGTATGCGCACACCATTGCAGGTAACCgcatcaaaacactgacacggtaacaaaaacacagaaaacaaaacacgAGTATCCCTGATGCTGCATTTATAATTTCCTTATAAAAGATGTGAACATTCAGATCTGTGTATATTTACTTTGAAATAATAGTTCATCTAAAAGAAAGATGGACGGATGGATTgatagacagacggacagacagatcTTTTATTGTCaatgcattgtacaggtacacagcaacaaaatgcattttagcATCAACtagaagtacaaaaaaaaagaagaaaaagctcttaaaaaaaaaaaaaaaaaaaaaaagggctaaaAAGCTGCTTTTTACGTGTCAcgtgtactttacagcacagtgaaattctttggGTCTGAGCACAGCCTTATACAATCCCCCTGAAGCACAGACCAGAGGGTCAAAGGCTCCAAGATTGGCAGCTTGGCTTGAGTTACcgtaactactgagctaccagcCCCCAAACAAATAGCAGCtttgtgcaaattgacaaaaatgtaagttgtaaatgtaatatgcagataaatatttacatacatgtacaaaaaatcAGAATATACAgaattatttatctatatttattcCGGCACTTACTCTGTACTTTATTTTGCGCgtgcatgaaaatgctaaagaatcaatagggCTAGCCGCTAAACAGGAAGTGCATTGcacaaatggggtctaacaaatgcaaactatttaataaaaaacatttttgtttatgttgatgactcaatttaatcaatatataatatatatatatatatttctggtGCATATGTTCCTATATTTCCTAGATTGAGTGTTTGGCACTTCTGAGAGATCAAAACAGAAACTTTGATCTGGTGAAAAATGTATTGTGTACTTGTTGATCACAATATCAATATAATTCCCAGCcctatttcatatttttaccTCTTTTGTCTTCTAAAAAAGGCTTTTTGGATCCTGAAAAGAAACTTTTCTCGCATAGAATCCTGTCAAGAGATGAGTGCATTGACCCCTACTCCAAGACAGGAAATCTGAGGTATTgtgaagtttttattattttttttatttgatccaGTGGCattgtttattgtgttatttattgTCTTCTGTTTTAATTAGAAGTGCTTGCGAAGCAGCACTACTAATATAATCCTgcatacttattattatttggtaCTACTGTTGCTGGCAAAGGTCACATCTAAATTAGTGTATGTGCTATGAAAGATGATCACATATGATATGTTGAGTCTGTAGTCTATAACTAAACCAACATTTTCTGAAGAAATTTGTTCCCGTGTGGAGACTCCATGGTGTGCATCATTGATGATCGAGAGGATGTGTGGAAGTTTGCCCCAAACCTCATTACAGTGAAAAAATACGTCTACTTCAAGGGAACGGGTGACATCAATGCCCCTCCTGGGTCACGAGAGGCCCAGATATCCAAAAAAAGTGCAGGTaattgtgtctgtgtgcatttgTTTCCAACAAATTTTGTTTCGATTGTttgtaattatgtaataatataggattttttaaaaaaatatatttttagagtAATGAAGTCTAAGTACATTACAATTAGAGGTCAATCGATTAATCAGtactgatagttgattgctgaaactataagctatcagcaaaaatccataccggtagtttttccggcttctggtATGCTGTAATTACAAGAGAAGCCTCTAggggcgaatcactgacgccactTGCTGTCTGTTTTTACACACGAGACATGCACTGCTCGGAAAGAGCACAGTGCACAGAGatcgctatattatatttattatttataattaaatatcaaattatatttatttattaatatattcatattttttcctttagcttattttcatgattcactatttattacttttttttgtagcaaagttcattttttttttcatggagtGAGTATTTTAtccagtattcattttaaaaacaatcgtttaattaattggttatcggcaagtacgatccaacgtAGCTATCGGTACAATCCAcgatcggtcgacctctaattacaattacatttaaatacagcaCTTGTGTGTGATGTGTCACAGAACTTCTGATTCTAAAGACCGTCTCGCTGTAGGTGGCCTGGCGAGTCAACCTGTAGAAACCACCAATCCAtctgaatcatcatcatcagacgAGGGGAAGAATAACTGCTGCAAAAAACAGGAGAAGGATAAAAAGTGTCCGCAAGACGAAACATCAGTCTGTGGCTCTGACGTTCAAGGAGCATCAGCCAGTCAGAAAACTTCTGATGGAAAGAGGACAGAAAAGTCACACACGAGTAATAAATCTGACGTTAAAGAAGAGACGTGTGTTTCAGATAAGACGAGGCAGTCAGGTGAAAGCATAGACTGTGAGAATGTAGCCGCAAGCACCGACTCGGGAAAAAACGGCCATAAAAACGATGGTCCTTTAGAAACTGAAAAACTTAAAGACGTgagcatggaggaggagtgcTGTGGTACGGAGGAAAACGGAGATAAAGGAGTGCACGCGGTCACCATGTGTGATCCGGATGAAGAGTGTTTTGCCGATAACGGATGTTCTGACAAGAAAGAAACCGAGACCGAGTCTCAAAACAGCGAGCAGTCGGGCGTCACCATGGGGGAGGAGTCTTTAGACCACAGCATGgtggatgatgaggaggaggaggaggaagaggaagaagacatGGATCAGGACGACCACTTGATTTACCTACAAGAGATCTTGATGCGTATTCACAACGAGTATTACTCACGCTACGAGGTTTACCTGCGAGGGGACTGCTCCGAGATGCCAGACATTCGGAAAATCGTCCCTGAGCTGAAGGGTAGTTCGCTTGCTGGTACCACCATTGTGTTCAGTGGTTTGTATCCTACAAACTACCCCATGGATCGAACACGGGAGAACTACCACGCTAAAGCACTGGGTGCCAAAATTTGCAAGAACCTCATCTTCAATTCTGAAGATCCTGACTGCACCACCCACCTAATCGCTGCACGTGCTGGTAAGTTACATACTTTTTATACGGCTGTCAGTTCCAGTTCACTCGTCTGATTGGGTGTCCAGTGAAAGCTGACATTTAGTAGAACAGCACTGGAACATCTGTGTACCAGTATTTATCCATGGtatccatttgctgttctaagtcttaaatcatttgaaacaggtttttattttccagTGTCCATGTAACTCTAAGGCGAATGTTCATTGAAATGCTTCCGCAGCACTTtggagtgtttttgtttgttagtttgctTGGTGATGCAGATCTTTCTTTTGATAGTCCAAttataatttgctgtattacgAATACAAATGAGACCGACACGCAACATCCAAttagctttctgttattggggCAAATCGAATTAATTGTACTACaggcataaaacattttatttttccgcCATGTGGAGGTGCAGATTTAGCGATAACTGgccttaaaataataataattttagggCTCGGGTTAAGGCTaacaacatatttgtgtgtgtctgtgttgatGTTGTGATATAGGTGTTAAATTTTACTCTTAAATGTATCTTTGTGAAACTCAAACTCAAACCATTACTATACTTACTGCAGGCTGTCAGTCAACTGAGTAAATATCAAACTAGAAACCAGCTAGAAACAGTAACCACCAAGCAACTATCAAGAAACACCACAACAATGGTTGGCCAAAGATTCAtcataatgcattttaaaataaaataccaaataccttaactttaagagtatcaaaataaactatacaatacagcagccacaccatgtatcaaaataaactactgtatttttcaatttttttttttaaatgcgagaaaaaaaaaactttaaatctcgaataaataaacaatgtttgatagcaacagcttttctctggtcGAGTCATGCAATTAttctgacatatgcaaccagttaacagagcaaatatttacatacataatcCCTGTGATCTGGCAGATGAAGGTAAGTGCCTAAAAGCTTTTGCACAGAACTGTACAGTGGCTAATTAATGCGCAGTTAGAGGTTACAGTGTTGATCATAAACTAGAGCAGATGAACTTTTTCACTGTTTCATGTCACATATTTGAATTGTATTTATGCTGTAACTGTTCTGAACACAGCTTTTGAGGACGTGTTTTTATGCAATAGTACAGTTTTTGTAGAAGTTTGATTAAGCGCTCACACTGAACCACGTTTTgtataataaattcatttttctCACACAACTGTTCATTTCAGTTTGATATTTACAGCTCttaatctctgtgtgtgtgtgtgtgtgtgtgtgtgtgtgtgtgtgtgaaggtacGGAGAAGGTCCGGCAGGCCCAGGCCTGTAAACACCTGCATGTAGTGAATCCTGATTGGCTTTGGGGATGTTTGGAGCGATGGGAAAGAGTGGAGGAGCAACTGTTCCCTCTGAAAGAAGACTACACAAAATCACAGAGGTCTTCCTCAACTCCTCTATGTATCTGAACTGTTTTATtaatctctcttcctctctgtcattttctctctcttttcactttatatttgtctgtctatcatTACTCTTACTCGATCTGTGTTTGTCTTTCTCACTCTACTCTCACACAAACTGTCTGCCTCTCCACTTTCATTCAGccattgtctctctctctctctctctctctctctctctctctctctctctcttacactctgtctctctcattttctctctttctctctctttctctctcatactctgtctctctctcattctctctgtctctctctctctctctctcacacactgtctttctactctcactttgtctgtctctcgcttctcttactctctctctctttccatctctgtcTACTCTCATGCTCAAGATTTAAAGGTTGCTTTATTGTCTTGACAAATATGGACATTCATATTGCCAAAGCATAGAACATACAGACAAATAACACCAGAAAAACAGTACTCcatttaatctctctctctctctctctctctctctctctctctcaggccaAAATGACTTTTGGCCTAATTTACATTAGACCTTCATTTTTTACGTTTTAAAATATGTGGTTATTAGTGTTCAGAAAACCATGAGTTCCCATCTTGGTTCGACTTGCAATTTTTCGATCCTATGATGACGATAGCGATATGACACAATTGTACACATTTTGCGCACCAGGCAGCAGCATACGATGTACGATACGTCGGATGCCCCTGTCGtcgtaacgtatctccatcataagtagaggactacctgtttataaaatattatttaatacactCTAAAAAGTATGTTGTTCATACGGACAAGCTTGCATTTTAATAACGTGCACCATTCCTCCTAAGTGATACTGAAACTAACAAATCTTTATTCTTTAGAGAGTAGATGAAATGGTCTGTTACTGATACTTTTTAGAATCTTTTAACAAATCATAATTTTTATGAAGCTTTAAATTGTCTGCcgttttaaatgtttacactAATAATAAGCTTGTATGTGAATAAGTACTCACATTGGCCTGTTCAGTATTTCACATTTCCAAAATTGAAATACTTTTGTCAGCCTCCAAGCTCCATAAACAtctaagttttatttatatccaATTTTATATCTGTCATCAGTTACTGTTACCTGATGAGGAATGTTAGATTTCTAAATTATGATTTTAGATGAGTACAAGCTagtgtttatttccttttatggttgtttatttattcatttattttttattatatatatattttttcaggaGTAGTAGCCCATCATCATTTCCTGATATTCAAGACTCCTTCCCAGCGCCTGTTATTGACCCTGTTTTCGTCCAGCCCAAAAGCTCACTGGCTCCCGAGGTGCACACGTATGATTCAGTAACTGGGAAGTTGATCCGAAGAGGCCCTCAAGTGCCACGTCAACCCCAAAAATCATCTGTCAACTTAAACTTCAGGTAGCCGAGATTATAGTGTCTGTGTATTATAACCTCTACTACAATTATTATgcctttattaatatattgttgCTTATTTTTGCTAATTCATATGTCCAGGTTTAACCTTTTAATGATTTTTCTTGTCTGACTGATACATAAACGAAATAGTAAATTAaatctctatttttttaattaaatgtaacattctgaaattgttctatAATTTGTAGACTTTCACGGATttgtgaagctctgcccatcatTACTTAGAAAAGACTCTGCCTCTCTCAGATACATTATTTAttcccaatcatcttactgacctgttgggAAATAACCTAATTAATAGATTTTTCTAGAATGTTGTTTTATCAAAAGGTTGAATGAAGGTTGAATGAAGTTTTATCAAAATCCCTGAAGTTTGGCTTCACTCGTTTTCAGAATCACTGTACATTTGGTTTTGCTGCAGTTTCTCTTGTGCCATGTGGAAAGtgttgaatattattattataaattttttttgtttcagggATTTGAGATTTCTGCAGCAGGACGACCCTGACAGCTCAAGAGCTGATGATGAGCAGCCTACACCATCACGCAGGAAACGCCAGCCGAGCCTGTCTGAAACCATGCCTCTCTACACGCTTTGCAAAGAGGATCTGGACAGTATGGACAGAGAGGTGAAACTCTGACCTTTAGATGCACTGACCTTTTAATCCACTGTCATAAAACACTTGTTCGGGTTCTGAAGCACAATGTGTGTGGagcattacatcacttcatttcCACTAAAACACGCCTGGGACAAAATGCTAGTGCTTTGACACCTCAAGGGACTGAACATGATTTccatgattcatttatttataagaaaaaCTTTTTCTCACTTTAATTTCTTCCTTTCTTAGCATATTATTTGTTATCAATTAACCTGTAAATCAGGGTTCTCCAACCACCGGGCTGTGGACCAGTAACATGCTGTGGATCATTTGTTACTGGCCggagaaagaaaacattttattgactttcatGGTCTGCagggttttattaaaaaaattgtccGCTATGCCAATATCCCACAATTGTTTTTGtcagtttttgtttattaataaattataaattaagcTCCTTCTAAatgtatattacatattattattattattattattattattattacaattatacttttattgtatatgtaagaaaaataacaattgaatcatatatgtataatataatagtaatgGAACCCCTGCTGCCCAGCACTGGTCCGTGAAAACATTGTCTTGAGTGACACTGGTCCGTGctgaaaaaaaggttggggaccacagatttaaaaccatggggatgggttccctttttagtctggctcctctcaaggtttttttcataccatctcagggagttcctccttgtcacagtcaccaGTGACTCACATAAagtataaagaacaaacttataggcactaaacataCATTCTTTCATACAAATTTAGAACAAGAAATAGTGCATATttagacaatatccattgttaaaaaaacaccatcaaaaaaaaaatttattaaaagtgctgAACAGATAAAACCGACGTTATTTTTGTTCAGTATTTTT contains:
- the ctdp1 gene encoding RNA polymerase II subunit A C-terminal domain phosphatase, with translation MEKPADSGAAAPAGHRMEVSEIRLPAGARAVRLREWKVEPGALVKVDSVVALCVVIPTDTECGSEDREQPKRRLTEKKVKSDRAGVVRELCYQLGETISPGDVIARIEECSHPIVMKGLCAECGQDLTQLQNRNGKQQNPISTAMVSMVHSVPELMVSSEQAEQLGREDQKRLHRNRKLVLMVDLDQTLIHTTEQHYQHMSTKGILHFQLGRGEPMLHTRLRPYCKEFLEKISKMYELHVFTFGSRLYAHTIAGFLDPEKKLFSHRILSRDECIDPYSKTGNLRNLFPCGDSMVCIIDDREDVWKFAPNLITVKKYVYFKGTGDINAPPGSREAQISKKSAGGLASQPVETTNPSESSSSDEGKNNCCKKQEKDKKCPQDETSVCGSDVQGASASQKTSDGKRTEKSHTSNKSDVKEETCVSDKTRQSGESIDCENVAASTDSGKNGHKNDGPLETEKLKDVSMEEECCGTEENGDKGVHAVTMCDPDEECFADNGCSDKKETETESQNSEQSGVTMGEESLDHSMVDDEEEEEEEEEDMDQDDHLIYLQEILMRIHNEYYSRYEVYLRGDCSEMPDIRKIVPELKGSSLAGTTIVFSGLYPTNYPMDRTRENYHAKALGAKICKNLIFNSEDPDCTTHLIAARAGTEKVRQAQACKHLHVVNPDWLWGCLERWERVEEQLFPLKEDYTKSQRSSSPSSFPDIQDSFPAPVIDPVFVQPKSSLAPEVHTYDSVTGKLIRRGPQVPRQPQKSSVNLNFRDLRFLQQDDPDSSRADDEQPTPSRRKRQPSLSETMPLYTLCKEDLDSMDREVDDILGEESENESEGKEKEERVEGEEDEETSRQNAEPGHSQQAPSTSVKDATSASKEDRSQPGSISRGHKRKLQDTRDDDDKDGDMASQSSKESNEDGSSSEADEMAAALDAELNDFI